tttttcaaattttttattttcctttttttttttactttctttcttttttcttgtccttcttcctccaggTGGTCACGAATTGCCAGAGGTAAGGGTGAGGTCGGTCGAGCCTCACCCGATTTGGGGGATCTTGACCTCGCCGTCGCTGCTCAAGCTCGGCCTTGGCTAGCCATGGCGAGGttgagggcgagcttcgccCTCGCCTGCGGTCGGTCGCCGGCTGGCGATCGgttggaggaagagagagaaggaaaaatacataaataaataaataaacaattcatagtattatttaaaattgtcacgTTAGCATCCGGTAGGCAAAGTtggctagatggactgaattagcacaaatgcaaaaggtttaagattcaattggcaaaaaaaaaaaaaaagatttaagactaaactaACATAactgtaataagtttatgactttttttgataactttTTCTACAGTTCTAATACATGATTAATAGTTAAAAACTCTCATGGactatttcttgaaaaatcccTTTTCAAAGTTATTTTGACATATTTctctggcaaaaaaaaagaaaaaaagtaatttcaaaattcacctaCTCCTATTGTTATGAAAATAGGAAATGCTATCGACCAAAAAAGCTGTGTGGGATTGGACCTCAaaactctttgcaagaagaaacAGTTGTTTTCTAATTGGAACATCTCTAAAAACGTACTATTTAAGTCACCCAAATTCCATTGGTCTTTGTTCTTGTAGCTTTATAATTCGGTTTGCTTTTGAAAGGCCGTAGCACATTATATGGAAGATGCCCAGGCTAGCATAACCCAGCGAATAAACTATGTTCTGTTCCTTTTGCGTTAGGAAGGAAATAATTTTCGTACAGCCCTCGAGTCGAGCAACCTTCCTCAATCGTTACGTGATATAGTACCCATCTTGGGGCTTTGGCATTTTTTTGATTGCTCTCGCTATGCTTTACCCTGACCATTTTCACTTCGCGTTGACGTTGCCGGAAAAAACCTAGATTTGACCATCAGTAGCTAGATCCAGCGCCGGCGAGCCTCACCTAGGGTCCCACGAACTTTCCTGCAGCCGCACGCACCGCCTTAGGCGACAGTCCTCCGGTGTCAGATTTGGCTCACCAACATCCAACCATTGCCAGCAGTTGCAAGTAAATTTTTGCTTATTTATTAACTCAAAACTGATAACGAAAAGTCCTTTATAtgtctagttttttttttttccaaacaatcTTTAGACCAAAGCTGATTCACAATGCACCTTTCCATAATACTTTATCAAAAACTATttgtatttcgaaaaaaaaaaaagaggatctTGTTGGCATGACGGTATGACGGCATGACGGTAGAATGTCGGGCATAAGATCGGTGATGGGTTCCGCCATGATTGCTATATAATTTTTTGCCATTCTTTTAGATCTATGCAATTTTTCTAAAGACTTAATCCGgaaaagttgaaccaaacgcaTGAATCTCTCTTCGCCCTGCAGCATGGCCACTTGGCTTTTGATGATGCAAAAAAGCAacggaaacaaaaaaaaaaaaaaaaacaaaaggaaacaggaGAGTTAGATTCGGTCTATAAACGATATAGCAAagcaattttctaaaaaagaaagcggcgtccttctctctctctctcaaatctcAAAACGGAAGAAGTCTTTTTGCTTTTGAGCCAAGCAATCACGAGACGCCCCTGAAAATTTCTCTGGCTTTCGAGCTTGTCTTTCTACTGCTAAACAAACCTAATCTCCTCATCCTCTTCTCCCGAAACCGTGAAACTCTAgactctctccccctccctcctcttCAAAACCTGCATTTTTCATGAGAAAAAAACTCTTCTTTTCACTTCAATTCtggacaagagaagaaaaaacaggGAACCCCATGAGCTCATCTTGCCCTTTCATGCCTTTCATTCACCAAGATCAGCATCCTCTGCTTTCCTGAGGCTTTCCTTGAGaattctttcttcctctattgAAAAGCCGTGTCTATTCGGAGATGGAAAGCAGAAAACACCGAATTTCagccctctctctctgtttttcaaTCCCCTGTAACCTCTGATATATTGCCTTAtcatttctctgtttctttctttcttcgtctttttttcttttttcctttttttgagaaGTTTATGTTCTTGATTCATGaacatctttctctctttcacaCGCTCCACCAGAACCCATGTTTCTGAATCAGTTCATGCACTTCCTGAAATCAATCCACACATTCAGGAGGAAAAGCCACTCCTTTTGATCGGTTCTCATCGAGAGACTCTCTTTGCTAAGTAGCCATCCctttctccctccctctctgtctctctttgaAGCTCCAATGGCCACCTCATGTTTCCGCATGTTTCGCTTGAGGAAATCCAAGAGCAAGCGATTCTCGGCACCCTCGTCTTCAAGAACCAACTTGAGTTCTGACATGGAGAACATGGAGAGGAAGAGGTTCGATAGCTTGGAGTCGTGGTCGATGATATTGGAGTCTGAGAATGTGGAAGCCTGGGAAGCATCAAGGGAAGATCAAGAAGAGTGGACGGCCGATCTCTCTCAGCTGTTCATAGGCAACAAGTTCGCTTCGGGTGCCCACAGTCGGATTTATCGCGGAATCTATAAGCAGAGAGCGGTGGCAGTGAAGATGGTGAGGATTCCGAATCAGAAGGAAGAGACTAGAGCTCTGCTAGAGCAGCAGTTTAAATCTGAAGTCGCATTGCTCTCGCGTCTGTTTCATCCTAACATAGTCCAGGtgacattttcttttctcaaattcTCAGACATGAAGCATTCTTGTCATATGTATAGGTGATAGCGTTTCTTTCTGTTATTACCGTTACATGTTGCGGAGTGACATCAGTTTAGTATTGTAGAAAAGCGGACGTTTAGTCAATTTCGCTTAAATACCGGCAGACTTAAGACATTTCGCTGATCTGTTGATATAAACCAAGAGGCCTTCCTGAGTGTGGTTAACCAGTAGGTCGAATTGAAAGAAGATGTGTCTAATGCTTCGGTACTGCAAAAGGAATTCATGTACTGGTTTATTAGCGTGATGATGCACCATAGCGAAGCCGTGGAGATGTGATAAACTAGTCTCCAATTCAAATGCTGCATAAATGTGCCGAGACCTTCCATAGATATAATCAATCTGACTCCAAGGAAGGTTTCTGGCTCAATCTGTTTGCACGTTGAACTCTTTATATTGAAAATTAAGGCAGAAAGATGAGGCTTGCATACTCGGCATGTGTTAATTAGCTCGGCAATTTGAACCTAGAGAGCTCACTATTGCAAACTTGGTGACCCATCATTTTGGGCAGTTCATCGCAGCTTGTAAGAAGCCCCCAGTATACTGCATCATCACCGAATACATGTCGCAAGGAAATCTGCGAATGTATCTCAACAAGAAGGAGCCTTACTCTCTGTCGATCGAGACCATCCTAAGGTTAGCTCTTGATATATCCCGAGGGATGGAGTACCTTCATTCTCAAGGGGTGATCCACAGGGACCTAAAGTCGAATAACTTACTTCTTAATGATGAAATGCGAGTAAAGGTGGCGGATTTCGGCACTTCGTGTCTAGAAACACAGTGCCAAGAAAGCAAAGGGAACAAGGGGACTTACCGTTGGATGGCGCCAGAGATGATCAAGGAGAAGTCCTACACTCGTAAGGTCGACGTGTATAGTTTTGGCATTGTTCTGTGGGAACTCACCACGGCCCTGCTTCCTTTCCAAGGAATGACGCCGGTGCAGGCAGCATTCGCCGTGGCAGAGAAGGTTAGATGGCCGATCTGCATACAAATATGTTGCTTTCTTTCAGATCTTGTTTCTGTTTTGGTATCTTCTTGCAACTTCTCCCATAGAGCTTCTCGTGTCGCCATTTGTTTGGCACTTCATTAGGAGATTGTTTTAGCCTGCAACTTACATCAAAGGTCTTGATTGAGTCTTTTCTTAGTTGAAAAACCAATGATTTGATTGAGTTTGGCCTTCTTATTCTTGATAGATAAATTTGATTGCTGCTCCTGTTGGATATCTCAATAAATTTTCGATCTGGCGTTTGCACCGACACCATGTGCTACATAAGATGGTTGTTTTCTTCCAAATGCAGTCTGGAGAGACACCGTTCCATGACTCGTTTCTGATCTTTTTATCTGACAGAATGAAAGGCCTCCGCTGCCGGAGAGCTGTCAGCCTGCGCTTGCCCACCTGATAAAGCGTTGCTGGGCAGCAAACCCTTCCAAGCGTCCGGACTTCAGCGACATCGTGGGTGTGCTAGAGAAGTACGATGAGTGTGTCAAGGAAGGGCTTCCTCTCACTTCCCACTCGTCGCTGGTTAGCCGGACGCACATCGTCGAGCGCTTGAAGGGTTGCGTGTCGTCCATGAGCTCGTCTGTACCTGTACATGCCTGACGCTTGATTCTAAAGGTGTATACCTATTGTTTTCTTCATGATTAGTCGTCTGTTGGCCGTGTACATTTGACGTGCACTATAGTATGAAGTGATTGTATATTTGTTTATTTGCCATCACAAACGTCGCGCTCAAAGAGTTAGGAAGATAGGGTGCACTGTAAATTtacccttttttcttccttttttttattatttaattgtGGGATCGATTCGTCTGTTCGAAGTACTTAGAGAAGGGCAACAACATGCCTCGACAATTTGAAATGAACGACACAGCTAGATATGGTGACTTGGTGGGGGAAAAAGGGAGGGTTTGCGCGAAAGGAAAGAAGGTAAGTACTGGCCTATCATCGGTGAATCGAATTCCTCGTAACAGTCGATGGCATCAAGGCCGATTAACTCTGGTATGGTATCTGCCAGATTAGGAAGCTAATTTAGCATGAGTTTGTCCGATATGACCACTGCAGCACTGCCAATTCTGGTGTAGAGATGGTAATAAAGATTGTGACACAAACTCGGACACATTCGATCTGCAGTTCAAGATAGGGTGGAAATTTGATGCTGGAGTGACTACAGAGGAACTCTTATTTCTTCTTCTGGACGACCCGAGTCAGTACCTGAGGAAGGACTGTTCCGATCAACCAGGCAAACTCAGCAAACTCATTGTCTCGGCAATAGTAAGAACAATGGAACATGCTTCCGCCACCGGCAGTTGCAGCCAAGAGGTCACTGTTTCATCTGGTCACCCTACACTGGCCATATTGATCTCTTAATTTAGATAATGGAATCTTGTGCAGCAGCAGTTGCTGGACCAGAATGAGTCAATTTCAAGCCCATCGAACTTAACGTCAAAGATTGTCACTATCTCATTAGCCTATTCCATGGTCAAACTTAATACACTTCTTGTCATGTACAGAGAGTCAAACTGATGTAGGATCAAGACCCCAATGGCGACTCCCTGACATTTTCCTTACCAAGAGCTGCCCAGTTCAGCTGTTTTCAGAATTATTCAAAATGACCCAAAAGGCTAAAATCACATTGAAAACTAGATGGCATCAAATGGCCAAGGTCAAGAGCCTCTTGTGTTCAGGTATTGTTGGAATCTTGTGCAGCAGCAGTTGTTGGACCAGAATGAGTCAATTTCAAGCCCATCAAACTTAACGTCAAAGATTGTCACTATCTCATTAGCCTATTCCATGGTCAAACTTAATACACTTCCTTCTTGTCATGTACAGAGAGTCAAACTGATGTAGGATCAAGACCCCAATGGTGACTCCCTGACATTTTCCTTACCAAGAGCTGCCCAGTTCAGCTGTTTTCAGAATTATTCAAAATGACCCAAAAGGCTAAAATCACATTGAAAACTAGAGGGCATCAAATGGCCAAGGTCAAGAGCCTCTTGTGTTCAGGTGGATTAACACAAGATTTGGCTTTGAATGCTTGGTTCTTCATCTAAATATTGTATTAGTTTTCCTATCAAATAAACTACGAAGCAGACCTCCGAAAAATAATGAATTGTCAGTTCATCAAACGTGTTTGCTGACGATAACGCCAACTCAAAGAGGTGGGGTTATAGAGAATTTGTTCTCTTGTTACCCAGACTTGACCAACTGTATCCTCTTCgtgtgttttttcatttttttaacatttccAGATGCATACAACTTTGCTCCTCAAGTCAAAATAATCAAGAGGCAAACGTTAAACAATACCAGGATAAGCAATCAAGTCGGTCAAGAGCAGGTAAGTGCTTTTCGGGCAGTTGTCGAGTAGTTCTCTCTTTGAATCTCATGCTGATGACCCTTACTGTGACTCAAATGGTTCGGAAGTAAATCAGGAGTTCATTCTCTTTCTAAGCCAAAATAAACCAGACCAAACTACATAGCTTTTGCATTAAAAGAGACAGTGAAGGATGATACTGTCCAGACAAATAGTGGGGGTGAGGAAAACTAAGGGAGAGGAAGAAAACATGCACTTGGGAACCACCAAAAGGAGTTTTGGACTGGAGTCCCAATACCATTAGTGGGGCTTTGCTTTAATCGAAGCCCCTACTTTATTTTTCGTTCTCTTTTGTTGCATGGATCGAAGCCTTCCTTTTGCCAACCTTCACAACTGTAAAAAATCCCAACAACGATTGTAATGTACTAACTAATTCCATACAAATTTGCATCCAGTTATCACCTATCCAACACCAAATTGCATTCGCTGCAACAGAGTCACAAGTCCATATGAAAGAATAATGCAGAGAGGAAGGAACAAAAGAGAGACAGCGAATTGACAATATTCAGACTCAACTTATATTGTCTTCATTGCTTTCGATGTAAAGTCAAAACCAAGTTTCAGATAGCCAATTGCATGAATCAGAACTTCCCCAATTaccattcaaaagaaaaatttctcaaCCGAGTCTCCCTCTACAATTGATCTATCAGCATGCTTACACCCATTTCGCCGGGGATAAGCCAATGCTAATAATAGCAAGCTCCCACTTCATGGGGAGGAGCTGATCATTGACCCTTTAGTATTGTCACTTAAGTGCCTCAACCGAAAATTGAATGTCAATTTTACTCGAAGGAAATCTCAGCAGCTTCATCCCTAGAGCAAAGCGACCAACCTAAGAGTAATAGCTAATCCAGCAAAAACAGAAAGCCACAGATTCTATATGACTTCTACTTATCTTGGCATGTTTTCAGAGAAAGCTAAGAGAGAAGAGCAAGTTCAGCTGAATAACTTTTATTATGATTCTGAGAAGCTGCCACTTTCACATTCTTGATTATTGTAAGGCAACTATCTACAGAACTGTTTCTCTCTCCCCCTGCTTTACCCTTCAAACTCAATGGGAAAAACAGCACTCACCAATTTCCGACCCCCCATATCTTCTCTGCAATGAAACTTAAAAACCTCCTCAGCGGTCCTTTCTCTGCCACTTCCTCTGCACTGCCGCGGCCATTACTGGTGGTTTTCATTTCTCTCATAGACTCTGACTGACCCAGCTCAGCATTCCCCGAGTTTGACTGCTTTGACTCACCAGACCTGGTGTTGAGTCTTCTCTTattccttttctccttctttgttCCTGAATTTCTTGGTTTTTTCCCTGATGTCAGCACATCTTCATAAGCGTCGATTATTTCATGGATCAACTGATGATTTGGAGATGAGTCCCACCTCGCCCAGTAACTCATATAGCATCTGAAGCAGTCACAATTGAAGGTAGAGGGATGATCATCATTAGCTGTGCCACTTTTGGCAGAAGAAGAGCTTCTGCGGGAGGTTTTGAGGTTGTTCTTGAGGGTGGAGGTTGGGGTGGAGCAAAAGATGAGATAGGCCAAGACTTCTCTGTCCTGCATTGACAGAGCCGCTGTGAGGGTAAGGATGGTGGCTGGAAGGAGGGAGAGATAACAGGACAAGACGATCGGCAGCGACGGTGATGGATGCACCGAGCCTTTTCGGAGATTCTTCATAGCTCTTGTTTTCTCGATGAAGTTTTCGGACCTTTTGTCTGGGTCGCGAAAAACAGACttcaaagtaggaaaaaaagGGTTCAGGAGGTCTTATATaacagagagaaagaaagagagattacaCTTCACAATGCCCCCCTAGGCATTAATTTATTATACAGCTTTAAAAGGTCTAAACATAAATAAGCAAAGATTCGGTTTCAATGTAGATTTAGAGACTTACAGATTTATGGATAGATAGATTATAGTAAgattctctgtctctctttctttctctctctttttttaaccgACGAAGAAGCCATCTTAGGTAGGTAAGCCTTGGGCTCATAAAATATGCCACTAACCTCCTGGACCAAAAGCCGGGTGAATAGCCTGAGATGGAATTATTTGCAATAGGCTGCGGTCTTGTGCCAGGTGACGGGTGTCCAATCCTCGCACACTACTACGTTCCTTAACCACTAAGTCACCCCCATGCTCTTAAAAGTAAATACAACCATCATCGGCATTATCCTCATCATTATTATATTTGGAACAAGAAAATCTGATGATGGCAGCAGGTTAATCAGTTAGGTAAGTGAAGACGTAATCAATTGCGAATCAGATCACAAACCGACCGGTTCTATGGCAAATCTGCATTGGAAATGAAGTCAACTCCACAGCCTTAATGCACTGACATTCATTTCCAACGCATGGAAGTACTGCAGTCTaaacatctaaaaaaaaatgactgatTCAATGGCTGGCGTCTGGCACAAACACCATGACATCTACTTTCTTTATATGCTACTGGAGTGAGAACAACCATAAAGAATGATAGAGACATCATCAAATGGTTGTGTCCTATTTAACTATGTCCTAAGACCACAAACATTTGCTATTTCTCATATGCTGAAAATATTGCGGATTCTTCTAAAGaagatttcatgcatatgcccTCTTGTCTGTATTTCAAAATGAAatattccttttttgtttctcttagTTTAAAATTACTTGATTCACACCACAATTTCCCCATGTCCACAATTTATATCAAgtcaaaatatatgaaaaagcTGAAGCAACATATTTGGGACCTGTTGGTCCAGTTCTTTGtttttataataaatagaaaagagaTAATACCATCCCATAATTTTTCCCTCAGAGCAATCTCAAGAACATATTGAAAGAATGCTTAGCATATGATGTGCAAATCCTGAACATCTTTCACATATCAGTTTGCACACGCGCCATAGCACAAATCTACAGGAAGGATGCCACTTCAATCATCACATACCAATAATCCTATGAAGAACTCTGAAGGCGAGCTCTAATCCATGACTCCAAATTCTGGAGCTCCTCATTGTTTATAGAATGGCCAAGACCAGGATAAGCCTACATAttcgtggaatttttttagacaTCTACATATCAATTGTACATAGAGAAAAATTTCCTTACGATCCATCAGGATCATCAAGTAAAGTTTAAAACGTTGAATAGATTTACCTTAAACTCGCAACTGACACCAGCTTTTGCAAGGAATGGTGGACCTGCTTGCCCAGCTTCAAATAATACTGTTCTGTCATCAATTCCATGAGCCCACGAGATAGGTGTCTGCACAGAGAACAATAAATCATGCCACTGtaccaaagaaacaaaatagaTCTTCACAAGATCTAATAACTAAAGGAATTGCCAATTCGCATTTCTCATAATAATACTGTTCTGTCATCAATCCCATGCACCCATGAGATAGGTGTCTGCACAGAGAACAATAAATCATGCCGACGTACTTCAAATTGCCAATTCGCATTTCAAATCAGACTCTCGGCCTTAGTCCTGACACAACAGTGGACATTCTTTTCCAGCAGAAGTGGCCATCGAATTGATTGAAGAACTTGGCATAAAACAATCTATTCTAGGCCCCAAAGCACATTTTACAATGTTCTCTTCATTTTCCATATGCTGCTACTGAGACAAACTAGACCAAATCATACCCATTGCCAAAGATGTAGGATATAAAAGACTTAAGAAAAAGGTTAGGCAGCATTTTGGTCTAACTATATGTAGTTATCAATTGGGAtaagaaaatggagaaagagaaaagcaagGAGAAAGGAGAAGGAACCAATGAGGGATGGAAAACACCAGAGCTCCATTTACAGGagcacataattaacaaatgcTTGTCCATATCCATCTATTGCCAGGAGTAACACCAAGAAAACAACTAATCAAACTATAAAGCTAATCTCTCTATCTAATACAAATGTCAAATAGGTAGCAGAATGAAGcactgaaaaggaaaagtaaataaaGTTGAAGTTTCCAAGGTCGAGGTAAAGAAGTACTCTTTTGGCATCTGGTGAAAGTTGATCGAGAAAAGATGAATTGAAAGGAACCCATCCGCTGAATACTGCACCAC
The sequence above is drawn from the Rhodamnia argentea isolate NSW1041297 chromosome 9, ASM2092103v1, whole genome shotgun sequence genome and encodes:
- the LOC115743004 gene encoding serine/threonine/tyrosine-protein kinase HT1, producing MATSCFRMFRLRKSKSKRFSAPSSSRTNLSSDMENMERKRFDSLESWSMILESENVEAWEASREDQEEWTADLSQLFIGNKFASGAHSRIYRGIYKQRAVAVKMVRIPNQKEETRALLEQQFKSEVALLSRLFHPNIVQFIAACKKPPVYCIITEYMSQGNLRMYLNKKEPYSLSIETILRLALDISRGMEYLHSQGVIHRDLKSNNLLLNDEMRVKVADFGTSCLETQCQESKGNKGTYRWMAPEMIKEKSYTRKVDVYSFGIVLWELTTALLPFQGMTPVQAAFAVAEKNERPPLPESCQPALAHLIKRCWAANPSKRPDFSDIVGVLEKYDECVKEGLPLTSHSSLVSRTHIVERLKGCVSSMSSSVPVHA
- the LOC115742959 gene encoding uncharacterized protein LOC115742959, whose protein sequence is MKNLRKGSVHPSPSLPIVLSCYLSLLPATILTLTAALSMQDREVLAYLIFCSTPTSTLKNNLKTSRRSSSSAKSGTANDDHPSTFNCDCFRCYMSYWARWDSSPNHQLIHEIIDAYEDVLTSGKKPRNSGTKKEKRNKRRLNTRSGESKQSNSGNAELGQSESMREMKTTSNGRGSAEEVAEKGPLRRFLSFIAEKIWGVGNW